From a region of the Natronogracilivirga saccharolytica genome:
- a CDS encoding dihydroorotate dehydrogenase-like protein, whose amino-acid sequence MNLETNYLGLKLKSPLVPSASPLSSDLGKVKRMEDAGASAIVMYSLFEEQITKENRAMDHFMNVSAESYAEALSYFPEPEQYHNLEAEDYLEHIRKIKETVDIPVIGSLNGISEGGWMSYAKKMEDAGADALELNIYYVAADPDMTSDKVEQMYIDDLKAVKENVSIPVSIKLGPYFSAFANMAKRLEAAGADGLVLFNRFYQPDIDLETKEVAPSLELSNSFEKRLPLRWIAMLRPHIKASLAATTGIHSAEDVIKMLMVGADVTMMTSALLREGCDKLYNITEEMKIWMNENEYASVEELKGCMSSASVADATTFERANYIRILQSYKMDSLG is encoded by the coding sequence ATGAATCTTGAAACCAATTACCTGGGACTGAAGCTGAAAAGTCCGCTCGTCCCGTCGGCATCGCCGCTGAGCAGCGATCTCGGAAAAGTCAAACGGATGGAAGATGCCGGTGCCTCCGCGATCGTCATGTACTCACTGTTCGAGGAGCAGATCACAAAGGAAAACCGGGCTATGGATCACTTCATGAATGTTTCGGCTGAAAGTTATGCCGAGGCGCTCAGCTATTTTCCCGAGCCCGAGCAGTACCATAATCTGGAAGCCGAAGATTACCTCGAACACATCCGGAAGATCAAGGAAACCGTGGATATTCCGGTGATCGGCAGCCTGAACGGAATTTCCGAAGGCGGCTGGATGAGTTATGCCAAAAAGATGGAAGATGCCGGTGCTGATGCTCTTGAGCTGAACATCTACTATGTGGCCGCGGATCCGGATATGACATCCGACAAGGTCGAGCAGATGTATATCGATGATCTTAAGGCGGTGAAAGAAAACGTCTCGATTCCCGTGTCTATCAAGCTCGGTCCTTATTTCAGCGCTTTTGCAAATATGGCAAAAAGGCTGGAAGCTGCCGGAGCTGACGGTCTGGTGCTGTTCAACCGGTTTTATCAGCCCGATATTGATCTTGAGACCAAAGAAGTGGCACCCAGCCTGGAGCTCAGCAATTCTTTCGAGAAGCGGCTTCCGCTGCGCTGGATTGCCATGCTGCGGCCCCATATCAAGGCCAGCCTTGCAGCCACCACCGGTATCCATTCAGCCGAGGATGTCATCAAGATGCTCATGGTCGGCGCCGACGTCACCATGATGACCTCTGCTCTGCTCAGGGAAGGTTGTGACAAACTCTACAACATCACCGAAGAGATGAAAATCTGGATGAATGAAAATGAGTATGCCTCCGTGGAGGAACTCAAGGGATGCATGAGCTCCGCCTCCGTAGCCGATGCGACTACGTTTGAGCGGGCCAACTATATCCGCATTCTCCAGAGTTATAAAATGGACAGCCTCGGGTGA
- a CDS encoding NADH-quinone oxidoreductase subunit A, translating to MLADYGFALLFITIGAVFAGITLLVAWLLRPDRPSPEKLTTYECGEDPVGSAWIQYNNRFYVIALMFLIFEVEVVLLFPWATVFQSMGWYAFWAMVVFVSLIFVGFLYELGKGDLEWDKPQPVVPRYVDGVGVVTPDWQDPSLAAGANGHTNGNGAPVAAEAAPSSESDAAGTESDANKTEPPK from the coding sequence ATGCTTGCTGATTATGGGTTTGCGCTATTATTCATAACCATCGGCGCCGTTTTTGCAGGTATTACACTTTTGGTGGCCTGGCTTTTGCGACCTGACCGGCCCAGTCCCGAAAAGCTTACCACCTATGAGTGCGGCGAAGATCCCGTCGGATCGGCATGGATCCAGTATAATAACCGGTTTTATGTCATTGCGCTCATGTTCCTGATATTTGAAGTCGAGGTGGTCCTGCTGTTTCCCTGGGCGACGGTATTCCAGAGTATGGGCTGGTATGCGTTTTGGGCAATGGTTGTCTTTGTTTCACTGATTTTTGTCGGGTTTCTGTATGAACTCGGAAAGGGTGACTTGGAATGGGACAAGCCGCAGCCCGTAGTTCCGCGTTATGTGGATGGTGTCGGAGTGGTTACCCCTGACTGGCAGGATCCTTCCCTGGCAGCCGGTGCCAATGGTCACACCAATGGAAACGGCGCCCCTGTTGCAGCGGAAGCGGCACCTTCTTCTGAAAGCGATGCTGCCGGAACGGAGTCTGACGCAAATAAAACAGAACCTCCGAAGTGA
- a CDS encoding NADH-quinone oxidoreductase subunit B: MGLLDKKYQDSNIIIVSLEKALNWARKSSIWYMQFGLACCAIEMMATAASRYDFDRFGIIPRSSPRQADVMIVAGTVTLKMATRIKRLYEQMAEPRYVISMGSCSNCGGPYWEHGYHVLKGVDRVVPVDVYVPGCPPRPEALLQGFLHLHNKIMNESLVEGVDPTKPVVVDDKGGEDIALKNVDETDEHKKAQIEFPQQDVQRKEKGA, translated from the coding sequence ATGGGTCTTCTCGATAAAAAATACCAGGACAGCAATATTATCATTGTGTCTCTGGAAAAGGCACTCAACTGGGCCAGGAAATCTTCGATTTGGTATATGCAGTTCGGACTCGCATGCTGTGCTATTGAGATGATGGCCACGGCTGCATCGCGCTATGACTTCGACCGGTTCGGGATTATTCCGCGTTCCTCACCACGCCAGGCTGACGTGATGATTGTGGCCGGGACGGTGACGCTGAAAATGGCAACCCGGATCAAGCGCCTGTACGAGCAGATGGCGGAACCCCGCTACGTCATTAGCATGGGTTCCTGTTCCAACTGCGGCGGCCCCTACTGGGAGCATGGCTATCATGTGCTGAAAGGCGTGGACCGTGTTGTTCCGGTGGATGTTTATGTGCCGGGCTGTCCGCCGCGCCCGGAAGCACTACTCCAGGGATTTCTGCATTTGCATAACAAAATTATGAATGAGAGCCTGGTCGAAGGTGTCGATCCCACCAAGCCTGTTGTGGTTGATGACAAGGGAGGTGAGGATATCGCTCTCAAAAATGTGGATGAAACCGATGAGCACAAAAAGGCTCAAATCGAATTCCCGCAGCAGGACGTACAGCGCAAGGAGAAGGGGGCATAA